Part of the Sinomonas terrae genome, CGACCGTCTGGGTCATGATCCCCTGCCCCTGGGCGCGCTCGGCGATCCAGTACCCCAGATGTGCGTTCTGGAAGGCGCCGCGAACGATCGAAGACAGGGTGGCCCCGCCGATGATGGAGCCGTCCTCGACCAGGACCAGCGGCAGCTCGGTTCGCCGCATGAGCTCCCCGAGCGCGTGGGCGACCGCCTGCACCTGCCCCTCCTCCGTGTACCACTCCTCGGGGCGCGCCGGTTCCCATGGGGCCAGGTACTCGCGGTTCTCGGCGTACGCCTTGGCCAGCAGGCCGGCGTCCTCCGGGCTCAACAGTCGCAGCACGACTCCGCTGGCGAGCGTCCTCTCGGCCTCCATCCGCACAGCCTAACGGCCGCTCCGACCCACGGTGAGAAAGTCGAGGCGAATGGCCGCCCCGGCCTGCCGACGCCCCGGACCGAGCAGGACCGGCGCGCGCAACCGCTGCCACATCGGTCACTCCTTCCACTCCACTGGCCGCTCGCCCTTAGGATGAGCGCGAAGGAAGGCGCTGGACCCGGCCGCGGAATGCGGCCACAGAGCCACCGGCGGAAGGCAGCACCAATGGCAACAGGCACCGTGAAGTGGTTCAACTCCGAGAAGGGCTACGGCTTCATCGCCCCCGACGACGGCTCGGACGACCTCTTCGCCCACTACTCCGAGATCGACGCCCGCGGCTTCCGCTCCTTCGAGGAGGGTCAGAAGGTCGAGTACGAAGTCGGGCAGGGGCAGAAGGGCCCGCAGGCCCAGAAGATCCGCCCCCTCTGACCCCAGCGGCTTCCTGAGCTTCCGGGTCCACGGATGCCGGGCCGAAGGTGTGTTTGCCGTAGGCGCCGTCCTCGCCGAGGTGGACTCCGTGGTCTGAGGCGAGGACCACGACGGTGCGCTCGGCGATGCCTTGCTCCTCGAGCGCGTCCAGGAGGCGGCCCACCTGATGGTCGAGCCACGCGACCGCCCGTAGTATGCGACCTGCCGCGCTGGAAGTCGGACAGATCCATGTCGTGGCCCCCATTGACCTCGGCGAAGCGCGACTCGAATCTGCTCGTGCCGTCCGCGAAGACCGGGGCGTTGGCGAAGTCAATGTGCTCGTAGCTGCTGGCCCAGGGCTCGGGAACGATGACGGGGGTGTGGGGCCGGAGACAGGAAGCCCTGACGAGGAATGGTTCCTCGTTTTCGGCCATCGCGGTGATGGCCCGCTCGGCTGCCCTGCCGAGCCGACGGCAGGAGCTGATCCGGAAGCAACTCCCTTTCCGCCTCCAGGACTCGTCCCGGCCAACACGCCAGCGGCAACGCCCACACACGGGTCCGGGACTGTGGTCTCCGACCCCCCCTCCACTGCGGCGAAGTCGGCGATACTCCAGCGTCTCGATGGACTGCGGGCAAGCCAGTGGGGGCTGGACCTGCCTTGCTATGTCAACCAGAACGAAGACCAGGATGACGGCTTGACATAGGACCACGGGGGGGCGGTGTTTGCCCTGCTGAAATTTGCCAACGCCTTTCCGCCCGCCCTGCTTGGAGCGATGCGCGTATACATCGGGATATTCGTCGCTTACGGAATTCCGATGATTCCCTGTGGCTGGCTGCTGCCGATGTACATTACCGCCGGAAGGTCGGCTGCCCAGTTCCTGGGACCCGAGCGAACCGCCCGAAAGAGGACCGGCTATCGGACGGCGAAGCTCACCGTACCGTGGGTGCATGACCGAGATTCATATCACTGGCCAGCTCGTATGCTCGACGGAGGAAGAGGCACGAGTCGTGCGCCTTCACCTGCCGGATCATGTCAGGCTCACGCGGGCCGAAGTCGGCTGCACCTCCTTCGAGGTCATCCCAACCGACGATCCACTGGTCTGGTCAGTCGAGGAGCGGTTTGAAGATCAGGACGTGTTCGACTCTCATCAGCA contains:
- a CDS encoding GNAT family N-acetyltransferase; amino-acid sequence: MEAERTLASGVVLRLLSPEDAGLLAKAYAENREYLAPWEPARPEEWYTEEGQVQAVAHALGELMRRTELPLVLVEDGSIIGGATLSSIVRGAFQNAHLGYWIAERAQGQGIMTQTVGVLVEIARDGLGLHRIEAATLPRNAASQRVLEKNGFEFYGLARSYLQIAGSWQDHRMYQRIL
- a CDS encoding cold-shock protein, coding for MATGTVKWFNSEKGYGFIAPDDGSDDLFAHYSEIDARGFRSFEEGQKVEYEVGQGQKGPQAQKIRPL
- a CDS encoding putative quinol monooxygenase — translated: MTEIHITGQLVCSTEEEARVVRLHLPDHVRLTRAEVGCTSFEVIPTDDPLVWSVEERFEDQDVFDSHQQRVVSSEWGRATAGVERRYSIEGLIR